The Deltaproteobacteria bacterium genomic sequence CGTCCGTGCCGGGCAGGCGCGCCGGCGCGCGGCGGACCGCCGCCGACCGGCGAGCCGCGGTGATCGCTGCGGCGCCCGATCCGCCGCCGGAAACGCGCGCCGGCCGGCGGCGCGCGTCACACTCCCGTCGCGGTCGGGGCGGGCGGGTCGCTACTTGACCCGGTAGCCGAGTTCGCCGATTCGGCGCCGGGCTGCGTCCGCCGCGTCCTCGTGCCCGGGAGCCACCGCGACTCGCACGCGGCCCAACTCGGCGCTCGCCTCGACGGCCGCGACTCCGTCGATCGCGCCGACGTTGGCGATGATGCGTCGCTCGCAGCCGCCGCATGACATGCCCTCGACGTCGAACGCGATCCAGTGGGCGTCCGCCGGGACCGGGCGGCGCGTGACCGCGGCGGCCTCGTCGTCCCACTGGTTGCAGCCGCCCGCGTGCTCGTCGGCCGCGTGCTCGCACGAATAGCCGTCCTCGTCGAACTGGCCGTCGCCGTGCGCGGCACCGCCGGCGCAGCTTTTTCCGTCGGCGCTCGAGCCCGCGGCGGCGAGCGTCGCCGGCCGAGGCGGCGACGGATCCCGCGCGGCGGGCTTGTCTTCGGTGCGGATACAACCAATGGATGCAACCGCGAGCGGCAGGGCAAATGCGAACGAACGGCGAATGAACGAATGCACGGGGAACCTCCTGTCGAGCCGACGCGGCGGCTGGCCGGCGTGTGGAGCGGCTAACCGATCCACGATGCGAGGCATACCATGATCGCGGCGCCCAGCGCGCCGGCGGCGACATCGTCGAGCACGACGCCGGCCCCGCCGCCCACCTGGCGGTCGATCCAGCGCACCGGCGGCGGTTTGACGATGTCGAGGACGCGGAACACCAGGAAGCCCGCGGCGAGCAGCCACCAGTCCGACCGGTCGACGAGCGCGACCGTCACGAAATAGCCCGCGACCTCGTCGATGACGATGCGGCCGCTGTCGTGGGTGCCCCACGCGGCGTCCGCACGGCCCGCCGCCCAGATGCCGCCGGCCACGACGGCCGCAATGAGCGCGGCAAACGCCCACGCCGGCAGCCCGGCCGCGAGGTACGCCAGCGGCGCGGCGACCGCCGTACCGGCGGTGCCCGGCGCGATCGGCGAGTACCCCGCACCGACGACCGTGGCCACGAGCTTTGCGAGCCAGGTCACCGGAACCTCCGCGGTGCAGGCCGCAGCGCCGGCGGTTTCGGCGCGTGCGACCCGCGGGGGCGCGATGGGATGGCAATCTGCGGCACGGTTTTCGCTTGGCGAGTGACGACACGCGATGATACAGAGTCGTACCGTTCGAGCCAGGCTCTCCGGTGGAATTGTTCGTCGACAATCAGTATGCGGTGTTGATCCCGGCCCTCGTGCCGCTGGCGTATCTCGTCGGCGGGCTCGTGGTGTTCGCGGTGCTGTGCGCCGTCGGCCGGCGGCCGAGCGCGCCCCAGCACAAGGAAACGGAGCAGCTGGGCACGCTGTCGGTGTACTTGCACTGGATGCTGCGGCCGGCAGAGCGGTTCGCCGTGCGCGCGCGCGTATCGCCCAACGCGATGACCTGGGGCTCGGCCGCGTGCGCTTGCGCGGCCGGAGCCATGCTCGCCACCGGGCACTTCGCGCTGGCGACGTGGTCGTTCGTGCTCGCCGGCATCTTCGACTTGATGGACGGGCGCGTTGCGCGGCTCACCGGCCGGCAGACGCGCTCGGGCGCATTCCTCGATTCGGTGCTCGACCGATGGGGTGAGCTGTTCGTGTATTCGGGGCTCGCCTGGCAGCTTCAGGGGTCGTGGGCGATGGGGGCGGCGCTCGCCGCGCTCGGCGGCGCGTTCATGGTGGGCTACACGC encodes the following:
- a CDS encoding copper chaperone, with the translated sequence MHSFIRRSFAFALPLAVASIGCIRTEDKPAARDPSPPRPATLAAAGSSADGKSCAGGAAHGDGQFDEDGYSCEHAADEHAGGCNQWDDEAAAVTRRPVPADAHWIAFDVEGMSCGGCERRIIANVGAIDGVAAVEASAELGRVRVAVAPGHEDAADAARRRIGELGYRVK
- a CDS encoding CDP-alcohol phosphatidyltransferase family protein, producing the protein MELFVDNQYAVLIPALVPLAYLVGGLVVFAVLCAVGRRPSAPQHKETEQLGTLSVYLHWMLRPAERFAVRARVSPNAMTWGSAACACAAGAMLATGHFALATWSFVLAGIFDLMDGRVARLTGRQTRSGAFLDSVLDRWGELFVYSGLAWQLQGSWAMGAALAALGGAFMVGYTRARGEALGVTIAGGAMQRPERLLLTVVGLLFAAVFDADPTLRGYVPAILGTTASIVGALSIMTAAGRLRAGYRMLDGKAPHPRAPAETYADGAPVRQGAVARVLRIGRAAPGDRAANG
- a CDS encoding phosphatidylglycerophosphatase A, which produces MRARARRTALPAAASSASTPTACPAAPFPCAGARSAAGRRRTAPRTPRARRRDTPAARGPGSTPHTDCRRTIPPESLARTVRLCIIACRHSPSENRAADCHPIAPPRVARAETAGAAACTAEVPVTWLAKLVATVVGAGYSPIAPGTAGTAVAAPLAYLAAGLPAWAFAALIAAVVAGGIWAAGRADAAWGTHDSGRIVIDEVAGYFVTVALVDRSDWWLLAAGFLVFRVLDIVKPPPVRWIDRQVGGGAGVVLDDVAAGALGAAIMVCLASWIG